In Glycine soja cultivar W05 chromosome 10, ASM419377v2, whole genome shotgun sequence, the genomic stretch TCACTCGTATTAGCGTTGCTgtgtgagagaaagagaaatggcAACAAGCGAAGAAGTGGTTGCGGCGGCGCCGGAGGCAGCCGCGCCGGAGGCAGGGTTGAAGCACAAACTGGAGAGAAAATGGACGTTTTGGTGCGACAACCAATCCAAACCCAAGCAAGGCGCTGCTTGGGGAACCTCTCTTCGCAAGGTCTACACCTTCGACACCGTTGAAGAGTTCTGGTGGTATAGAATTTCTCTTCCTCCTCCTTTTTCTTCTcccaaatattcatttttttagatGAAGGGAATCTAAGCATGCAATCtcaaatcttatattttatgaattctTATCATGGGTTTCAATGATTGATGcactgatttatttatttaaaaaaatataattgatttttatggATCTTAGGATAGAAAATCTTAATGTGTCTtaatctttcttattttttattttgccttACATGGGGATTtatggttttttgtttttttaattgttattattattattatttggagaTTGGGAGTGTTGGTAAATTATTGGAAGAAATGAATTTGATGTGGGAAATGCTGGTTTAGTTTGTATGATCAGGTATTCAAGCCCAGCAAGTTGCAAATCAATGCCGATTTTCACTTGTTCAAGACTGGGATTGACCCTAAATGGGAAGATCCAGAGTGCGCCAATGGAGGAAAGTGGTCTATCACCAGCAACAGCGGCAGGAAGGCTAACCTTGATAACATGTGGCTTGAAACTGtaattgttttttagttttttgctGGTTGGTTTTGTTTTCGTGTTTAGAGAATATGAGGTGAGATCTGTTGTTTATTTGTGATTGTTCTTCGGAATAGATGATGGCTTTGATTGGGGAACAATTTGAGGATGCTGAGGACATATGTGGTGTGGTTGCTAGTGTGCGCCAGTGGCAGGACAAACTTTCGTTGTGGACAAAGACAGCAGCAAATGAAGCTGCCCAGGTTTTTTATTATCTTGTAAATGATACTATGCAATTGAAATTTATGTTATGTTGTCTATTTTCTTGTCTGTATATGATTTCCTAGTGTAGAATCTATAGAATCTAGATAATGAAGGGTATTGAAACATCAAATAAAAGCTATGGTTGGATTCACTACTATCTCTCCTATCTTCAAATCATCAATCAATTTGTCCTATCCATGTCACTTTTGCTGTCTTAGGAGGTCTCTTTTTAGTGATTGAGGTTCAAGAGAGTTGAAGATAATAGGCTCATTAAAAtgcatcaaatatttaaattacttcTTACTTTCATTGCTGACATCTTGCTACTACAATCCACAATGTATtgtttgcttataaaaaaaagaattttaagcTTGTTGTTTTCATATCCTTTTCCATCGGAGTATTTTTGCCATTGTAGTTCCTCTGCAAGgcatgaaaaatgatgatgtagATAAGCACAACTCTAGATTTTATGTGCTTTTGTATTTTTCCCTAAGTAGTTAATGGCAGAAGGTGGCATGGACCACTCACCCCAAAAAATGCTACAGCAGCATATCTAACTGCAAACGGCTGCTACACTGAAGATAGCAGGTGCAGATGCAATGTAAAAACTGAATAAATTTGTAATATGCAcataattgatattaaaaaaactaagacACATGGAAATTATCAATACTTTGCTCTGCCTTCTGGTTTCATCACTATTGCATGATCCTGTATTAAACTCATAATTGCTACTATTGTGGCTGTAAATACCTCCTTTACCATAAGGTTCTATTGCTTAAATTTGGAATTTGAGCCTTTGTTTTCATCACTATTGCATTATCCTGTCTTGATACTTTTCTAAAACACCCTGTATGGATGCGGCTGCCTCTTCAATCTCCCTCACAGGTTGAtcagcaatatttttttttattttttatcag encodes the following:
- the LOC114372245 gene encoding eukaryotic translation initiation factor-like isoform X1, translated to MATSEEVVAAAPEAAAPEAGLKHKLERKWTFWCDNQSKPKQGAAWGTSLRKVYTFDTVEEFWCLYDQVFKPSKLQINADFHLFKTGIDPKWEDPECANGGKWSITSNSGRKANLDNMWLETMMALIGEQFEDAEDICGVVASVRQWQDKLSLWTKTAANEAAQVFYYLMSIGRKWKEIIDVNDKITYNFHDDSRSKGATKGRYTV
- the LOC114372245 gene encoding eukaryotic translation initiation factor-like isoform X2, producing MATSEEVVAAAPEAAAPEAGLKHKLERKWTFWCDNQSKPKQGAAWGTSLRKVYTFDTVEEFWCLYDQVFKPSKLQINADFHLFKTGIDPKWEDPECANGGKWSITSNSGRKANLDNMWLETMMALIGEQFEDAEDICGVVASVRQWQDKLSLWTKTAANEAAQMSIGRKWKEIIDVNDKITYNFHDDSRSKGATKGRYTV